The Terriglobus roseus region AGGCGAAGGAGGTGCGGAATGATTTTGGAGTCGACCTCGCCCGGTGCGCTCACAAGCATACGCGCAATCGCAATGTATTCCGCAGTTGTCGCGGGTGCACTCGCTACGATCCTGTGGAAGTCCGAATTCGGTATTTATCTGCTTTCCGTGCTGTTGCCGCTGCAGACGACGCGTTACCACCTGCACGCGTTTCCACTCGGATCAAACATCGTAGATATTCTGATTATCTGCACTTTGATTGGCAGCGTCCTTCGCCCTCAAGCACCGTTGATCAAACGAACTTCTGTGCTCGCGTTCCTCGGGTTGATGTGCGCGTTCTACTATTTATCGCTCTGGCGCGGTGCCTTCTATCTGGGCGGAGGATTCCCCATCTGGTTTAACGATCTACGCCTGGTGGATTACAAGAACTTCATCGTAATGCCAATGCTCGTGGTCGCTGTCACCAGGACCATCCGCACACGCAAGCAGATCGCCATCATCGTTGCACTCTGCTGTGTGACAGCACTCGCCGTCGATTTCAGCTATCTCAGGGGGGCCGCCGGTCGCGACTTCTCTCACTACGCCGAAGAGACACGCGATGCCGGCCCTCTCGGATATGCAGGTGAAAATGGCCTTGCCTCTTACCTCGTAGAAGCAACCGCTTTTCTACTGCCCTTACTGGCGCTTAAAGGAAAGATGTTGGTGCGTGCCGGCCTTCTGCTTGTAATTGCCGCAAATACCACCTGCATCCTGTTCTCTTACTCGCGCGAAGCCTATCTCGCCTTAGCACTGGTCTTATGTTTCCTGGCAGTCGTCAAAATTCGATGGCTGTTCATACCCATCCTTCTACTCGTAGTGTCCTGGCAAGCCATCTTGCCTCTCGCTGTGCAAGAGCGTATCGCCATGACCTATACGAAGCCAGACGCGGGTCAGGACGCGGCACTGGACGCATCAGCGCAAGAACGCGTGATGCTATGGACAGACGCGATCAATATGTTCAAGGCCAATCCAGTCGTAGGCACCGGGTTCCTGACATATGCATTGATGGGACGCGTCGGCTCCTATAAGGACACGCACAACTTCTATCTCAAGATGCTGGTAGAGACAGGGCTCTCTGGCCTGCTTCTCTTCCTCGTGCAACTGCTCCTCTTCACCCGGACAGGCCTGCAGCTATTCAGCCGCGCCCGCGACTCCTTCCTCTCACTGGTAGGACTCGGCTTTGCATGCTTGATGTTGACTGCCGCAATCGTCAACTTCTTCGGTGACCGATGGATGTTTATTCAGGTTGACTCCAACCTTTGGATTCTTCTCGGATGCACACTCTGTGGCATTTCAATTGCAAGTGTGAAAGCGCCTGTGGCAACGGAAGAAGTAAAGCAAAAGGCTAGGAAGCGCCATTCCTGGCACGCGCCGAATCCGCCACTCGTTCATGGAGATGCAGTATGAAACCCGTATCCACACAATCGCGATCGGTGATGTTCATCATCGATCAGCTCACGGAACTGGGCGGTGCAGAGCGCATGATGTTCGCTCTGGCACGCTCCCTCCCTGAGCGTGGATACAAGGTCACAGTGGTGACGCTGCGGGATAATCCTAGCCCCGAAGCTTACAAGCTCTTCGACGAGATCGTGGTGCTGCCCACACGCTCCTGCCTCTCATTACAGGGCCTGAAAACCCTCGGCAAACTGCGCGATTTGCTCCGCGAGCGCAACGTATGCCTTGTACAGACGTACTTCGAAAGCGCCGATCTCTTTGGGGCCATCGCAAGCCGTCTCGCCGGTGTAACCACCATCTGTTCCAGCCGCCGAGATATGGGGATCCTGCGAACCGCGAAGCACAACCTGCTCTACCGGCTCCTGACCCCGCTCTACAGCCATGTTTTTGCAGTTTCAGAAAAAGTGGCGCGCTGGCACCGTGAACAGGACGGCATTACCGCGAAGAAGGTGTCCATCGTGCATAACGGTGTCGCACTCGAGCGCTACGAGCTATCTGCACATACGTCAGAACTGCGGATTGCCCACGCGTTTCCGGAAGATGCACTTCTTGTCACAACTGTTGCAAACATTAATCCATGGAAGGGCGTGGACGTCTTCATCAAGGCGGCTGCAATTGTCCATCGCCAGAACCCTAAGGCCATGTTTGCCGTTGCGGGCGACTGGACGGATCAGGAACATCTGCAGCAGTTGCGCAACATGGTCCGTGAATCAGACTTGGATGATTGCGTCCGCTTCCTAGGCCGCGTAGAAGACATCCCCGGCTTACTTCACGACTCCCACGTATTCGCGCTGCTTTCCCGCTCGGAAGGATTTCCAAACGTCGTGATTGAAGCGATGGCAGCCAGACTGCCAGTCGTGGCCACCGATGTAGGCGGAACCGGAGAGGCTGTTGTTGACGGCGTAACGGGCTACCTGGTTCCCAACGAAGACCACCAGGCCGCTGCAGGCCATATCATCGCGCTACTGAATGACCGCACACACAGGGCATACATGGGAAACACCGCCCGCGAGCTTGTAGAGAAACGATTCTCGATTCAGGCAATGGTTTCGCAACATGTGGAGGTGTACGATGCCCTTCTCGCTACTTAGTGTGTCGGAAATATCACCTTGGTCCATTCTCTTCTGGCTATGCGCAGCCGCGATCGGTTACGCCTACATTGGTTATCCTGCCCTGCTCTGGCTTGTGACACGCTTTCAGAAGCACCGCGCTGTGCCTGCATCCACCGCGCCCACGCTGACCCTACTTATCTGCGCACATAACGAAGCCGCGAATATCGGAAGAAAGCTTCTCCAGTGCCTGGAGCTGAACTATCCAAAAGACAAGCTGCAGATCCTCGTCGCTTCGGATGGGTCAACAGATGAGACCGAAGACATCGTCCGATTCTTTGCCCCGGAAGGGGTGGAGCTCATCATCGTACCGCAACAGGCTGGTAAGACGAACGCACAGAACGTCGCCATGCGAAGCGCTAAAGGTGAGATCGTCGTCTTCTCCGACGCCACCACGGAATACCACCCCGACGCGCTGCAATATATAGCCGGAAACTTTACCAATCCGAATGTGGGAGCAGTTTCAGGCCGGTATACCTACTGCGATCTCAACGCCTCATCCGTAGGCGAAGGCTCACGCGCATATGCAGGGTATGACAACCGCATCCGCGAAATGCAGTCCTCCGCAGGAAGTCTTACTGGATGCTGCGGCTGCATCTACGCAGTACGCAGAGACCTATACACTCCACTCGAACCCGGCATCATCAGCGACCTTGTAGAACCAATGCACGTCTTGTTACAGGGGGCAAAGGTCAAGTTCGAACCGCGTGCCCTGGCGCGCGAAGATGTGGGACACAATGCGGGCAAAGAGTTTTCCATGCGTGTCCGAGTCGTTGCGCGTGCCCTGACAGGCCTCTCAAGCGTGCGCCAGTTACTCGCTCCGTGGAAGCATCCGTGGATTGCCCTGCAGCTTTTCTCTCACAAACTGCTGCGCTACGCAGTTCCGCTCTTCCTGATAGGTATGCTCGCAGCCACGTGGATGCTCCGCTCATCTATGGCCTACGGCACTCTTCTAGTACTTCAACTCGCTTTCTACGGCCTCGCCATCCTGGCAGCAGCTATACCTGCACTGCAAAAGAAAAGAGTATTTTCACTACCCATGTACTTCTGCGTGATGAATGCGGCTGCTCTATGGGGAGCCATTAAATTCATGCGCGGACAACGCTACACAGTCTGGAAGCCGCAGCGCGAAACTTCACACGCAGGTTGATACGGGAATGAGCTCACGTCAAACACTGCGGCACGCTTTTCTAAAATCGTTAAGCAAATCCGGCGCCTTGAAATCGGCACGAAAGAAAATTGGCGCGTCTGGAGCCACACTCGTGTTGACGCTGCACCGCGTCATTCCAGACGATGCGATGGAATCCTGCCGTTCGCCTCACGGCATGGTCATCCGCGAAAGCGCATTCCGCAGCCTGCTCGTTTATCTCAGCAAAAATGCAGTATGCGTAAAGCCTGGGGACATCGATCAGCCGGAAGGATCAAGCACGCGTCCACGAGTGTTGATCACCTTCGATGACGGATGGTTCGACAATCTCGCAATCGCTGCTCCCCTTCTCGCACAATTCGGAATGTCCGCTTGCTTTTTTGCGGTAACGAACTATGCTGGTCGCTCACAGCCTTTCTGGCCTGAAAGAGCCCTGGGATTAGTACGAGCCCTGCACGATTCGAAGAGCCAAATTTCGTTGCGAGACCTTTTCTCTCACTTGGTCGATGCAGAAGGAACGCCTTTACCCGCCGGCCCTATTAAGGAAGAGGAACTCCTTAGCTGGTTAAAGCAGTTTGATCCTGAGACAATTTCTGCTGCAATCAGTGATGCCGAAAGAAGTATCTCTTCTCCCATGACAACTCGCCA contains the following coding sequences:
- a CDS encoding O-antigen ligase family protein gives rise to the protein MILESTSPGALTSIRAIAMYSAVVAGALATILWKSEFGIYLLSVLLPLQTTRYHLHAFPLGSNIVDILIICTLIGSVLRPQAPLIKRTSVLAFLGLMCAFYYLSLWRGAFYLGGGFPIWFNDLRLVDYKNFIVMPMLVVAVTRTIRTRKQIAIIVALCCVTALAVDFSYLRGAAGRDFSHYAEETRDAGPLGYAGENGLASYLVEATAFLLPLLALKGKMLVRAGLLLVIAANTTCILFSYSREAYLALALVLCFLAVVKIRWLFIPILLLVVSWQAILPLAVQERIAMTYTKPDAGQDAALDASAQERVMLWTDAINMFKANPVVGTGFLTYALMGRVGSYKDTHNFYLKMLVETGLSGLLLFLVQLLLFTRTGLQLFSRARDSFLSLVGLGFACLMLTAAIVNFFGDRWMFIQVDSNLWILLGCTLCGISIASVKAPVATEEVKQKARKRHSWHAPNPPLVHGDAV
- a CDS encoding glycosyltransferase, which translates into the protein MKPVSTQSRSVMFIIDQLTELGGAERMMFALARSLPERGYKVTVVTLRDNPSPEAYKLFDEIVVLPTRSCLSLQGLKTLGKLRDLLRERNVCLVQTYFESADLFGAIASRLAGVTTICSSRRDMGILRTAKHNLLYRLLTPLYSHVFAVSEKVARWHREQDGITAKKVSIVHNGVALERYELSAHTSELRIAHAFPEDALLVTTVANINPWKGVDVFIKAAAIVHRQNPKAMFAVAGDWTDQEHLQQLRNMVRESDLDDCVRFLGRVEDIPGLLHDSHVFALLSRSEGFPNVVIEAMAARLPVVATDVGGTGEAVVDGVTGYLVPNEDHQAAAGHIIALLNDRTHRAYMGNTARELVEKRFSIQAMVSQHVEVYDALLAT
- a CDS encoding polysaccharide deacetylase family protein, which encodes MLTLHRVIPDDAMESCRSPHGMVIRESAFRSLLVYLSKNAVCVKPGDIDQPEGSSTRPRVLITFDDGWFDNLAIAAPLLAQFGMSACFFAVTNYAGRSQPFWPERALGLVRALHDSKSQISLRDLFSHLVDAEGTPLPAGPIKEEELLSWLKQFDPETISAAISDAERSISSPMTTRQPDPWERLMTWDEMHTLTRAGHTIGSHTATHALLTQLTSDEVASELLTSSTALEQHMVPEHTERHWIAYPNGFTDNRVRELTAKCGYHYGFTTVSGLWRKESEPLAIPRVNVWDGSVLSPEGTFDESYLEYTLFFRPLLAGSL
- a CDS encoding glycosyltransferase family 2 protein, which gives rise to MPFSLLSVSEISPWSILFWLCAAAIGYAYIGYPALLWLVTRFQKHRAVPASTAPTLTLLICAHNEAANIGRKLLQCLELNYPKDKLQILVASDGSTDETEDIVRFFAPEGVELIIVPQQAGKTNAQNVAMRSAKGEIVVFSDATTEYHPDALQYIAGNFTNPNVGAVSGRYTYCDLNASSVGEGSRAYAGYDNRIREMQSSAGSLTGCCGCIYAVRRDLYTPLEPGIISDLVEPMHVLLQGAKVKFEPRALAREDVGHNAGKEFSMRVRVVARALTGLSSVRQLLAPWKHPWIALQLFSHKLLRYAVPLFLIGMLAATWMLRSSMAYGTLLVLQLAFYGLAILAAAIPALQKKRVFSLPMYFCVMNAAALWGAIKFMRGQRYTVWKPQRETSHAG